A part of Mustela erminea isolate mMusErm1 chromosome 9, mMusErm1.Pri, whole genome shotgun sequence genomic DNA contains:
- the LOC116600119 gene encoding LOW QUALITY PROTEIN: leucine-rich repeat extensin-like protein 5 (The sequence of the model RefSeq protein was modified relative to this genomic sequence to represent the inferred CDS: inserted 1 base in 1 codon; deleted 3 bases in 2 codons) yields MVQGHRPGPKEVSPRAPNSDPSLRRSRDSETWEEHPRLPAGNSGEQGLEPPSWPPEPVLRDHFAILGNWRRSRERPGSVQPSGAGLRLPRPGVSWGRPHSHTAGSPLSPWLASAVGFAVRPAPQGHTSALSRCTSGSPAAAGLLKGGMCWMESQERGSGPWRDSVHPVPASPAGHRRAFLYVAAAPTPSLPHSPSARNFLPSFLQTPPAGLCSVTSERPPSDIILPPSERVGLGFWTEREDPTDLPRPPAGPVLTSSRNKAVSTQTPEPPASRGGGQTFPAQAHVPGSPSLPPSTWGSVSSSGGVSPRPPCHPPPPRHARPPLSPQPASVGPLRPQLHRAASFPATRSGRTCEPAEMLPWQPLLRDXFLLFATLPPPSHPAAGLLFTCGQDSEGGRSGLKGGDPPKNSPHPKPRNLRVRPYGGKGLCRYDSPKNRELTPPGCLGGRC; encoded by the exons ATGGTCCAAGGTCACCGTCCAGGACCCAAGGAGGTGAGCCCCAGAGCCCCCAACTCTGACCCCTCATTGAGGAGAAGTCGAGATTCAGAAACATGGGAGGAACACCCCAGGTTGCCGGCTGGTAATTCTGGGGAGCAGGGACTTGAACCACCGTCTTGGCCTCCAGAGCCCGTGCTCCGTGACCACTTCGCAATCCTGGGGAACTGGAGGCGCAGCCGTGAGCGTCCCGGCTCCGTGCAGCCCTCGGGGGCCGGCCTCCGTCTTCCCCGGCCTGGGGTCTCTTGGGGACGACCCCACTCGCACACAGCTGGGTCGCCCCTGAGTCCGTGGCTGGCCAGTGCGGTGGGGTTTGCTGTCAGACCTGCC CCCCAGGGTCACACCTCTGCCCTGTCCAGATGCACCTCAGGCTCCCCGGCTGCGGCCGGCTTGCTCAAGGGGGGCATGTGTTGGATGGAGAGTCAGGAGCGGGGATCCGGCCCCTGGAGGGACTCTGTTCACCCAGTCCCTGCCTCTCCCGCTGGCCACCGCCGGGCCTTCCTCTATGTGGCAGCGGcacccaccccatccctaccTCACAGCCCTTCTGCCCGGAACTTTCTTCCCAGCTTCCTCCAGACGCCCCCCGCCGGCCTCTGCTCTGTCACTTCCGAGAGGCCTCCCTCCGACATCATTTTGCCACCCTCAGAGCGG GTGGGATTGGGGTTttggacagaaagagaagacCCTACTGACCTCCCCAGGCCCCCGGCAGGTCCGGTCCTCACGTCGAGCAGAAACAAGGCAGTCAGCACCCAGACTCCAGAGCCTCCTGCGTCCCGCGGAGGCGGGCAGACCTTCCCTGCACAGGCTCATGTCCCTGGGAGCCCGTCCTTGCCCCCCAGCACCTGGGGAAGTGTCTCTTCTTCTGGGGGAGTGTCCCCACGGCCTCCCTGTCATCCGCCTCCCCCCAGGCACGCTCGCCCTCCGCTCTCGCCCCAGCCTGCCTCTGTGGGTCCCTTGCGCCCGCAGCTCCACAGGGCGGCCTCCTTCCCAGCCACCCGGTCCGGACGTACGTGTGAGCCCGCGGAGATGCTACCCTGGCAGCCTCTCCTTCGGG CTTTCCTGCTCTTCGCCACTCTGCCTCCCCCATCACACCCTGCTGCAGGCCTCCTGTTTACGTGTGGACAGGACTCTGAGGGGGGTCGGAGTGGATTGAAGGGCGGTGACCCCCCAAAGAACAGTCCTCATCCTAAGCCCCGTAACCTGCGGGTAAGGCCTTATGGGGGAAAAGGTCTTTGCAGGTATGACTCACCTAAGAACAGAGAGCTGACTCCTCCTGGATGTTTGGGGGGACGGTGTTAA